Part of the Chanos chanos chromosome 5, fChaCha1.1, whole genome shotgun sequence genome, TCAatcaggacttttttttcttctgcaccCCTTTATGGTTGGGCTAAAGGTTTTAGCTGCACAGAGAATGAAAGCTGCCACCATAAGGAACCCCAGTCCATTGAGAAAGTGACAGGCAGTGCCAGAATATGATCCTAATCCTGTTTCCAGCATTCTTTTAGCCCGCTGGCATTGCAATTTCGCCACATATTCTCCAAGCTGTCAACTGGAGTAAATCCCTCTAATAGCACATAGCCCAGATACACATCAAAGTACTCCTGGAAACCAACGGAAGCTTACTTTCAAAAGCTTGCACAAAGTACACCATGCCCAGTCTTAGAAATTAGCCACTGTGCTAATCAATAGCAAAAAACCCCTACTCATTCCTACCCACATATACACTGTTTTCTTAAAATAAGTTAATGTTTCAGTGAGCTAAAGCGCCTCcatcacaaagacagaaaagaccCTGAACAAGAGGGGGAAAACAATGACAAAGGAGTGGCAAGTATGACAtggtgagaaagaaagtgttgGAAAAAGCAGGATGACAACAGGTGTTTGAACTCAGTTGCTAAGGTCCTTCTCTTTggttcctcttccttttctgaTTCAATtctcactgcttttttttttttttatccttctgTTATCGCAACCCCACTTAATCCTCTTAAGGCTAAAGAAAACTCTTCTTTTCTGGCATGAGCTAACCTAAGCCAGCAGCGGCTCTCCAGTGCCTGTCACCCAGACGCTGTTTCAGTCACACGTAATTATACACATCAATGCCACACAACATACACCTTTTAAAAGAGTAGGCTGCACTCTGGCTTGGTGAAGTGAACGCTTAGTGCTTGAGTGAATGCAGGACACAGTCATACGGACTAATCTCAGTGCCCACTAGATACTAGCAAGCAACTCTACTGGTACTTTTAAACCAGCTTTACATCAGTCTGGGAAAAGTGGATAACATGAAACTCAAATAGTCCTATACCagggcattaaaaaaaaaaaaaatcatacattaCACTGTTGGAATTCATCTAAGACTCAGGGGGGCAGATCACAGACAAATTTGTGTGGGTTGTGCACGCCATGGTCTAATTTACAAATAGTGAAAGGGTGGTTACCTGTGACTTCTGAATTTAGAGAATTCACTGAGGCCAAGTTCACTGCATAAAGAGGAGCCTGTGTCGGTTTAATTTTATCTTCACTTGGAGTCTGAGAGTGGTGATTGGTGATTAATGGAGGAATCATAAGCATGTTGCAGGGTAAGAAAGAACGATCACTTTCCATAGGTCTCATAAGTGAGGTGGcagttaaaaagagagagggaacaggatTCCAACTTTAAGGGGAAAGGGCGCCCCCTAAAGGCACGGAGAACCAATAGCCTACAATACAAACCTACAAGTTATGCCAAAAGTTACTTTAGATAAAAAATATCAGACATTGTACCTACAGCCGTCGTTGTGTTCCTCAAATGACTGCAGTTATGACACTCTGGGTGTTCAAAGCAGAGAGACGTTTATATTAAAGGTATATATTAAAGACAGGTGTAAGAGAGACTGTAGATGATGTCTTGGATCTCCTCACTTGAAGGTCACAAGGCCTCTGGGTCCAGGGACAATTCGCAACACTTCCGTCATTAGGAAGATTTACCTCATTGACAGTGTGGTGAGAACATGATCAGATGCCGACACTCACAGTCAAATTCAATAATGAACAAAGGAGTACAGATGAAAATAACTTATGGTCCCTAATGGTCCTCCGTCTCCTGAgtgttaaaaaatgtaaatttatgtAAAAGCCCATAGGAAACACATATTTACAATACGTTTAGGTAATCACAAGATGCAGGCATGGAGAACTATCTCAGTCGAAAGACGCAGCCAATGCAAAAATAGTTTTTATGTATCATTAATTCCCTTTGCATTCCCAAATAACCCTATATTACCGCGGTAATACAGTAATCACTCACAATCGCACAGAAAATTATCTGCACTCATCTGTGGAATAAAAGGCGAAGGGGGAAACGATGGGAAAACATCCCATTTTTGTATCCTCTTGCGTCCTTAATGTTCAACGAGAAGCCGGCGAGTAAACGATTGCTCTGCCAATCTCGATTCGGCCAGCGATGGAACACTGTTTTCGAGCAGCTTAATGACAGCGGGGAGTCGATAGCTCTCGTCAGACCCCGTTCGTGAAGTGCGCACACCTTTTCATGCTACATTGCCTGGAATAGACGTAAGGTTCATGGAAAACACAAGGGAAATTGAGCTTGTACgctctctgaaaacaaaaacaaacctctGATGACAGACCTGAAACTTCAAATGAAAACGGAACACCTACATTAACGGCATCAGTGACGGCTGACCGTAATGCGAATtagttgtgttttcagtgtagtATTAATTAGGTGTTTGAACAGTCCCACATTATTCACGGTTTAATTGACTTATTTCGCTTGATGGACTCATAATGTACCGTTCCattatttcagttctgttctgaaATTGTAATCATTCTTTTCATTATGTAAATTTGCACATAGGTTATTAATCTGACACTAATCGGCCATTTGAAagccaaaacaggaaaaaacaaagtttttcaCAGATTAACACAAACAACCTAGGCTCCTCacttataaaaacaaataaatcctTTCCACATGGATAAAAAGGCTGTCAAAGTTTTCCGTTCATGCAACCCAGCAATCCAAGTCTAAAAGCAGCTTTTATGAGACTTAAGGTTTCAACTGAGATGCATTTTGGCTACAAAAGCTAAGTCTTCAAATAACTATTAATCTCGTATTCAAATGTATTGCAACTATAAAAAGAAAGTCATCTCCACCTTCTGTCAACTGTTCAACAAATCGCTGGACGTGGCCTGATAGCCTGTACACCATTACAAATTGTttatgatggatttttttttattagtgatTACATTACTTCTGTTCATATTTACAATATACATATCATACATCTCATGACACCATGACAAACGATAACGCCCAAGCACTGGCCAACACCTCTCTCAGTAAGTCTAATGGCAGCAATTTAGGCCGTCTCCCTGTTTGTTCCTCTCAAAATTTGCGTTTTGCATTTACTGGTTGCTAGTATACTGGCGCCATCTATAGGCCAAGATATGAAACGCAAGAATGTCACAGCTTGCCAGATAAAAGGGCAGCACAGTTGTGAGCAACTGTATCGTAAAAAGCTGCGAGTAACTCTTGAGATGACTGGCTTGTCAATCAATATGATACAGTGCTGAAATTCCCTTGACTACTGTGCAGGTAAGAGTTTCCTTGTGTCAGAagcttttaaataaaacatgtattagaagatttttaaatgaacaagaCTGAAGCACCCTGTTCATAAATGCTTCAATGCCTTGAActcacaggcaaaaaaaaaaaaaaaatactagatgaaagaaattaaatgcTTCTCCCATCAAACACGTAAAATTTTAtaacataaaatgtcaaaaaacagaacaaggcaATCAGTCAAATATAAATTACACAATGGTGAACCTTACCTAAAAACAAGCTTTGTGTGACAGCCTTAATTGTTGaacttttcaaaacaatacAGACATTTTGATATTCTTGTTGACATCTGGTGACATTCAAAATTACTACCTGACTCGTCGTAATTTACACATGTAAATAGGCCCAAAGTTCGCACACAAGTGGGGTAAGACGAGCTCTCCCACAGACAAATTGGGGGCAAAGTGGAAAGTTTCCTGAAAGTGGTGTGTGAGCCATAGGAGGTCTTGAATCTCCACTGTGATGCCAAATTCCTCTTGGGCAATGTTTACTGCCTGCTGCACCACATACTCGTTCTGAAGCTGGGACAGGGAGCAAGTCGAGTACAGCACCTCACCTCCCAGTCGTGCTGCCTGAATACCAGCCCTGGAGAAAAGATGTAATCCATTTTGATAAACTGACCACGTGTTAGCGCCAGCAATATATTTTGCCAACCTAACCTCAAGGTCAGAAATGAAGTTATAAAGTCTTCTGCTTACAATTTTAAGCATACAAAGACTGTCACTGATATCTGAAATGGTGTGTTTGGTTAGTGCTGAAATGCTTGAATGGTTTTAAAGGTGTTGAAATAGCAGTTAAGAGTTATACACTGGAATATTTTGAATGGATAATTAGAAAAATGATCTTGGGTTTTGAGTTTACCCTAGGTTGAAGGTCATGAGTAACACATGACCTGCCATAGCAAGTTTTTTTTGGTTACTCAGGGACATTAggacagtggttctcaactccagtactgagggccccctgtcctgcaagTTTTAACTTCCccttaactcttcattatcacagtcaactgagctaatcaagggattgatgattaattgattaacagaatcaggtgtgtcagtcctgagctcaggagagttgtGCAGgagatgtgcaggacagggggccctcaggactggagttgagaaccactgcatTAGAATAAATGTCAAATATAGACAACCTCAGCACTGAACCGATgttaaaaaggggaaaaatccCCTCCTTCACTGAGCTGCcctttagattttttttgttttgtttttgagcaaTCCAGCCACACTCACACTAGGAGTTCAGTCTGTAATAAGggaagtctctgtctctccttggTCCTGGACCTCTTAAAGATATTATTATCCTCTTCCATGagggagtgtctgtctgtggtgcagGGTACATCCACCAGGACCTACATGGGAGAGAGCCAGTGAAGCTGAGGTCATGGCACAATGCCTAGCATAGCTTAACACAGACATAGCATGATCAGGTTTCTAAAACGCTGAAGAGTGCTATGACTGTCCTGGGCAGGGATCCAGGGCCACACATTCAGaaatacagtcacacatgaTCCACGTGGCAGTTACGAAACAGTTCATGGAACACTAAATAAATATAGTAATAAACAGGACCCCACATGCTGTGATAAATAATAACACATTATTGTAAAATCATTGATAGCATTAGGTTAGCTAGTTACAGGTTGCTCTTTGACTGACCACAAAGCAGAATACAGATTAGTCTAAGATATGTAGCTAACAAGCTTTTTACTTATATTAAGAGAGGATGCAACTTTGTAGTAAAGCAAACCAGTAAGATACAAacaactgtaaaaataaaccTGATATATACATGTACGATATATACCcgcaaaaaaaagggaattttttttccttccatgaACATGACAGATAAAACTCAATACTCACTCTATCAAATGTCTGGTCCTCCATTTCACTAAACTTTCTGCCATCTAAGGAGGTGATGCGAACCCTGTCTTCTGTCCTGTACTCTTTAGGAATGTAACTCTGGAGCATTCTGTGCAGGCGTGTTATACGGGACCCTGAGGAATCATTGGCCCAGAGAAACCCtgaggaaaaacacaggaagagacaaAAATTAGCTTCACTGATTATCTCCTCTCAACtgaaggacaaaacaaataaaccagaAAATCAACTTAGTAGGCCTAAGAGGCAGGGTCTATGCTTTGAAGACCTCCTCTCAAAAAGCCACACAAGCAGTTAAGGAAAATGCCATGGGAAAGATTCCTTACTGAGACGCTGAGTCTGAAGAAGAGCTAGGGTTTTCCCTCCAGGGGCAGCACAGAGGTCCAGCGCTGTATGTCCCTGCTGGATATCCAGAGCTAACACAGGCAGAACGGACGCTGCGTCCAAAAGATAATAGCCCAATATCCCATTACTGTCCGGTCTGAGAGAAATAAAGGGAGCGATATACGGCCATTCAAAGTCAAGCTGATGTCATTTTACAAAGAAATAATGCCtgataaaaacttaaaacaaaaatcaccTGGCGGGCTTGAACCGAGAGATATCACCCCGGGGGTAAACGAAGCAATTTATACTGGAGCTTAGATCTGGGCGTACGGGCTCCGTTTCGGGTGTCTTTGACGTTGTAATTAAGGCGCTGTCAGTTTGCGAGCCTGTCTGCTCACCCGGGGAACATCTGACACCGGTAAAATCTATGCAGCCTTGAGATTGAAAGTCTGTTATCAGATCGGCTGTTGAGGAGAAATTATTTACCAAAGCCCCGTATTTTTGTTCGGAGAGCATTGCCGCGCGAACGGACGGCCACAGATCCCCGAGCTGGATGCTGTAGGTTGCATCAAAGTTTTGCAGGGCAAGGTCTGTGGCAGGGAATTTGGGCCGTGTACCCGCCtattgagagagaaaactctATCACTTTGACAGTAGCAATTACATATTTGTTCATTCCTTTCATTTCACAGACAACTGGATGAGAATTTGACTTCTTCATTTGACAGCTAACCCTTACGCAGTGCAAAGTCAACATGAACTAGGCAACAGGATGCGTGTAGACTTCGTTATCGAATATATTGTGAGAACGTTGGAAGATCTCCTTACCCATTTTGTTTTCACGCGAAACCGTCGCTGAGTGAAACAGACTGAATTTTTTAGCACTATTAACATAAATCTCGTGTTTATGGCCGCCGCCATCTTTGTGTTCCACTGATTATGTCCGTATTTTTCCGTTCAATATATGTTCCGCTTATCATTgtatttttctcacttttcacaAAGCACAAGCATTTCTCGTCTCAGTAATTACAATAAACTCGTCTATCTGATCTGACATCTGATTGGACACTTGTCAAGAAATGTCATGTGAAAATTTGTATCTAATGTGCAAATCTATCCATGACCTTGTGCAAAGCAAAACTGTCCTACACGgcctttgtcttttctttctatGACAAACGCCGAGAACAAATTATATGTAACGAGTGAACGCGATGAAGAAAGTATATGGACATATATGGATCTAGTTTCGCGGTGTTGTTTTATAATATTAATTCGCAAGACTTTGAGCAAGTTTTCAGGCTTTCTAATAAACGGTATTGTTTGTACTCCTCTTATCACTATCTTTCCTATGGAGCTGTTATACACTTTAACTAAAAAAGAGTTATTCAGATGACATTAGATTCAATTCGCCACAAGTAGTATTAGAGATAAGTACGTCAAGCAAGGTCTTACAGATTCTTTATGCAATTGCCATACACTTCCGGTAAGTTTCTAGCAATTTCCTGCATGTGACCTAAAGCGTCCTCCACATTGTACGAATCCCATACTTAACCTATAGCTGGCTAAGCGGCGAGCTTGTGGCTTTTAGACGGAGTAGTGGTGTTGAAAACTTAGGGGGGCAATCATGGTATTTGAAAAGAAGATGATCACGTACGGAGAACCTGACGATGATGAAGAGGTATTTTTGAGAAAGCATTTTATTGTTCGAAATCGACTGTTAATCCTGGTGGAGTTATGCAACTTTTGTCATCATAGGACAGAGCTGAGCTAACACAACCCAGCTAGTTTGAACAGTAAACTCGGTTATCTGGCTCCGACTCTGGTTTTGGGAGCCACGACAAGAGTTTCATGTGACAGTCGGGTATCTCAGAACAGGTAGAATGTTTGATAGTATTTTGTGAATTAATCTAGATTAACCTTCTAAAGATCAGCTCTGCCATAGAATCCAACGATATGTAAGCTAATATTAGCTAAGTCAGTGGAAGGCTGCCATTCCGCTATGTGGTGGTCGCACACAACCAGCTTGATGTACTTCATAGCTCAGGACAGTTTGTGGCTTGGCATCATGGGTCGTTTGCCTTGGCAGGACAGGCAAGCGCCATACCGCTGATACATGAGTCTTGATATCTGATGTAAGGCAACATAAGTTAATGACACGGGGGTCCAGTAAGGGCAGTTGAAAGAGCTGTCGTAAGTAAGCCTGCTGGAACACACTGGGATAAGTACTAGTAATTTAGTAACTAGTAATCAGTCGAAATGCGGCATCGAATTGCGTAGTGTACGTTCATGTAGGAAGTATCCAATGGATATtatattttgtctttcagtgttCTTAGAAGTATGCCATCAGAAAACATTAGACTTGGTTTGGAACCACCACTCTGTAAATCAAGGTTCGTTACTAATACATTTAGGGATCCATGCTGTCCTAGCAAAGTTACGCATcgtatttcttttttaaattagttaCTTAATGACTGTGCCGCTGtttaatttgaataaaatgCGTTAGAGCTGAATTAACCTAGAAGATGTGCAAACCCGCGGTTTTAGGGAATGGAATCAAGGGACCTGAGGTTACAGCCCATTTCAAGTATGCATAGACAGGAATAAAAGCCAGTGACTGATTTAAAGCTAGATGGTTTAAGGAAAATTGTCATCTTTCACAAGACCCCAatcaataaacatttataaacaaaaacaccttgCTTTTTTCTTGGTAAAGGAGGAGGCCCcagcagaggaggaagaggaggcagcagaggaagaagaggcaggagg contains:
- the nsun4 gene encoding 5-cytosine rRNA methyltransferase NSUN4 — encoded protein: MAAAINTRFMLIVLKNSVCFTQRRFRVKTKWAGTRPKFPATDLALQNFDATYSIQLGDLWPSVRAAMLSEQKYGALVNNFSSTADLITDFQSQGCIDFTGVRCSPGEQTGSQTDSALITTSKTPETEPVRPDLSSSINCFVYPRGDISRFKPARPDSNGILGYYLLDAASVLPVLALDIQQGHTALDLCAAPGGKTLALLQTQRLRFLWANDSSGSRITRLHRMLQSYIPKEYRTEDRVRITSLDGRKFSEMEDQTFDRVLVDVPCTTDRHSLMEEDNNIFKRSRTKERQRLPLLQTELLVAGIQAARLGGEVLYSTCSLSQLQNEYVVQQAVNIAQEEFGITVEIQDLLWLTHHFQETFHFAPNLSVGELVLPHLCANFGPIYMCKLRRVR